In the Halanaerobiales bacterium genome, one interval contains:
- a CDS encoding DMT family transporter — translation MKESEKKIYFMLAAGIFIISFAAILINLADAPPMIIAFYRMFFSALILTPIFLVKYREKAKLFLDYRPVIVGFFLAIHFILWITAFEYTNVANAVIFVAMQPLFTLLLEFLFAKEDLRQGVVIGVIFALVGSIIISMGDINMLFSKIWGDLLALAASVFAALYLFIGRSLRRKVDYFPYIYIVYTYAALFLGLFVLIRGLPFQGYGQINYLYFLGLALGPTLIGHSVLNYSVRFVPTTIVSLSILGEPIFTTILAWWILGEGITMVTLIGGSFILGGIYLSVTRKGKTDSKVEEGEVIINE, via the coding sequence ATGAAGGAATCAGAAAAGAAAATCTATTTTATGCTGGCTGCTGGAATATTTATAATATCATTTGCTGCAATTTTAATTAATCTTGCAGATGCACCACCAATGATAATTGCTTTTTATAGAATGTTTTTTAGTGCCCTGATATTAACTCCAATATTTTTAGTTAAATATAGAGAAAAGGCAAAGCTATTTTTAGATTATAGACCTGTAATAGTAGGTTTCTTTTTAGCTATTCATTTTATACTCTGGATTACAGCTTTTGAATATACTAATGTGGCTAATGCAGTAATTTTTGTTGCAATGCAGCCTTTATTTACTCTTTTGTTGGAATTTTTATTTGCAAAAGAAGATCTGCGTCAGGGAGTAGTAATAGGTGTTATTTTTGCTTTAGTTGGTAGTATTATTATTAGTATGGGCGATATAAATATGCTCTTTTCTAAAATTTGGGGAGATTTACTTGCTTTAGCTGCCTCTGTTTTTGCTGCTTTGTATTTATTTATTGGAAGAAGTTTGCGAAGAAAGGTTGATTATTTCCCTTATATTTACATAGTATATACTTATGCAGCACTTTTTTTAGGTTTATTTGTATTGATAAGAGGACTGCCATTTCAAGGATATGGACAAATCAATTATTTGTATTTCCTAGGACTGGCTTTAGGGCCTACCTTAATTGGTCATTCTGTTTTAAATTATTCAGTACGTTTTGTACCTACTACTATAGTTTCACTTTCTATTTTAGGTGAGCCTATTTTTACAACAATTTTAGCTTGGTGGATTTTGGGTGAGGGTATAACAATGGTAACTTTAATTGGAGGTTCATTTATTTTAGGTGGAATTTATTTATCAGTAACTAGAAAAGGAAAAACTGACTCAAAAGTTGAGGAAGGAGAAGTAATAATTAATGAATAA
- the kdsC gene encoding 3-deoxy-manno-octulosonate-8-phosphatase KdsC, with the protein MNKSIIKKALKIKLFITDVDGVLTDGSLILGNNGEEFKSFNSQDGMGIKLLQKNDIKVAIITGRSSKIVENRAEELDIKEVYQGIDDKIKTFNNLLDKYSLNSNEVSYIGDDLNDLPVLNEVGLSFTVSNGVDKVKENVDYITEKSGGKGAVREAAELILNIQSDFNGGEVFDTERD; encoded by the coding sequence ATGAATAAGAGTATTATAAAAAAAGCACTGAAAATAAAATTATTTATTACTGATGTTGATGGTGTATTAACAGATGGAAGTTTAATTCTTGGAAATAATGGAGAAGAGTTTAAATCATTTAATTCTCAAGATGGGATGGGAATTAAATTATTACAAAAAAATGATATAAAGGTTGCTATTATTACAGGGAGAAGTTCAAAAATAGTAGAAAACAGGGCTGAAGAATTAGATATAAAAGAAGTTTATCAGGGAATAGATGATAAAATAAAAACATTTAATAATTTGTTAGATAAATATTCTCTAAACTCTAATGAAGTTTCTTATATTGGAGATGATTTAAATGACCTTCCAGTATTAAATGAAGTGGGATTATCTTTTACAGTAAGTAATGGAGTTGATAAGGTTAAGGAAAATGTAGATTATATAACTGAAAAATCTGGTGGAAAAGGTGCTGTCAGAGAAGCAGCAGAATTGATTTTAAATATACAAAGTGATTTTAATGGTGGTGAGGTTTTTGATACGGAAAGGGATTGA